Proteins encoded together in one Telopea speciosissima isolate NSW1024214 ecotype Mountain lineage chromosome 6, Tspe_v1, whole genome shotgun sequence window:
- the LOC122665425 gene encoding pentatricopeptide repeat-containing protein At1g13040, mitochondrial, translating into MKWVASKCLSLCDIMLVRVYRHSSSAVSVCCFSFSTHISIHKLRFFSSSTGIANPPEMNSVSKTNSKGMDTITSSESQEKEKENLIPYLLETSKTPPFLVLAFNICKILIQCKEWSKSVETELQDLNVELNTYIVNHVLESLSAEMGFRFYNWAESKLGFKHDRLTNRSMICALLRDCDYDLLSQFWQRMKDAGFPIHRSIYRILISGYVRAGLIDLAIQTFDEMIDSDCRVFSIDYDRFIGVLVRESRFDMAEHYYSKLMLQGFSLCSFTYSRFISGLCKVKHLGLISRFLDDMDKLGYVPDIWAYNVYINLMCQENRLDVALEVLQMMSQKERGPDLVSYTTVINGLCKIGRFETAVEIWREMITKGFNPDATACGALVFGLCNCGKVDLAYELMVGMIKGQVELSTSIYNALINGFCRAGRVDKAQIIKSFMIRNGCRPDLITYNTLLNYCCNRRMIEEAEGLMETMKRSRLRPDRYSYNQLLKGLCKANRLEKAYRLMVTEMETKGFCDVVSYNTLIRALCQARHTKRAYKLFEEMGRKGIVPDVVTFTILINASFREDCSEFAEDLFDQMVGMGLIPDRVVYTTMVDNLCRTGRIEMARNFFLNMVEKGIVPDVVSYNALINGLCKASRASESMHLYVDMCAHGPHPDEVTYKLIISGLMQEEKLSMACQVWDQMMENGFTLDKVVSNDLIKAISSKDASFMNGR; encoded by the coding sequence ATGAAATGGGTTGCTTCAAAATGCTTAAGCCTCTGCGATATTATGCTTGTAAGGGTTTACAGACACTCATCCTCTGCAGTATCGGTGTGTTGCTTCTCTTTTTCAACTCATATATCGATACACAAGCTCAGATTTTTCAGTAGCTCCACTGGTATTGCAAACCCACCCGAAATGAATTCAGTTTCCAAGACGAATTCAAAAGGTATGGATACGATAACTTCATCAGAGTCgcaggagaaagaaaaggagaactTGATCCCCTACTTGTTGGAGACGAGCAAAACGCCTCCTTTCCTGGTCCTCGCTTTTAATATTTGCAAGATCCTTATTCAGTGCAAAGAGTGGTCTAAATCGGTTGAGACGGAGCTTCAGGATCTGAATGTGGAGTTGAACACCTACATTGTCAATCATGTCTTGGAGAGTCTCTCGGCTGAAATGGGTTTCCGTTTTTACAACTGGGCTGAATCCAAATTGGGCTTTAAACATGACCGCTTGACTAATCGATCCATGATTTGCGCGCTCCTTCGTGATTGCGACTATGATCTCTTATCACAGTTTTGGCAGAGAATGAAGGATGCAGGCTTTCCAATACATCGGTCTATATATCGTATTCTTATATCGGGCTATGTTAGAGCTGGGTTAATTGACCTTGCTATCCAAACTTTCGATGAGATGATTGATTCTGATTGCAGGGTGTTTAGTATAGATTATGATAGATTTATTGGAGTATTAGTTCGAGAATCTCGCTTTGATATGGCTGAGCACTACTACAGTAAATTGATGCTGCAAGGATTTTCTTTATGTTCATTTACGTATTCAAGGTTCATCTCTGGGCTCTGCAAGGTGAAGCATCTGGGTCTCATTAGCAGATTTCTAGATGACATGGATAAGCTCGGGTATGTCCCTGACATTTGGGcctataatgtatatattaatcTCATGTGCCAGGAAAATAGATTAGATGTTGCCCTTGAAGTACTGCAGATGATGAGTCAGAAAGAAAGAGGTCCTGATCTTGTTTCCTATACCACAGTTATTAATGGTTTGTGCAAAATTGGACGCTTCGAAACAGCAGTGGAGATTTGGCGTGAAATGATAACAAAGGGATTTAACCCAGATGCTACGGCTTGTGGGGCTCTGGTTTTTGGTTTATGTAATTGTGGAAAAGTTGATTTGGCTTATGAGCTTATGGTGGGAATGATCAAGGGTCAAGTTGAGTTGAGCACTTCAATTTACAATGCTCTTATTAATGGGTTTTGTCGAGCTGGTCGGGTTGATAAAGCCCAAATAATCAAGTCATTCATGATCAGGAATGGCTGCAGACCAGATTTGATTACTTATAACACACTATTGAATTACTGTTGTAATAGGCGTATGATAGAGGAAGCAGAGGGATTGATGGAAACGATGAAAAGGAGTCGCTTAAGACCTGATAGGTACAGTTACAATCAGCTTTTGAAGGGCCTTTGTAAGGCTAACCGACTAGAAAAAGCATACCGTTTGATGGTGACAGAGATGGAAACAAAGGGGTTTTGTGATGTTGTCTCATACAATACTCTCATCAGAGCACTGTGCCAAGCCCGCCACACCAAAAGGGCATACAAGTTATTTGAGGAAATGGGGCGAAAAGGGATTGTCCCAGATGTCGTGACATTCACCATTCTCATAAATGCTTCGTTTAGAGAAGATTGTTCTGAATTTGCAGAGGATCTTTTCGACCAAATGGTGGGGATGGGATTGATTCCTGATCGTGTTGTGTATACAACAATGGTTGATAATCTGTGCAGGACTGGTAGAATCGAGATGGCTCGAAACTTCTTCTTAAATATGGTTGAGAAAGGAATTGTCCCCGACGTAGTTTCATACAATGCCCTTATAAATGGACTTTGCAAGGCTTCTAGGGCTAGTGAATCCATGCATCTTTACGTGGACATGTGTGCTCATGGGCCTCATCCTGATGAGGTTACTTATAAATTAATTATATCAGGGCTCATGCAGGAGGAAAAGCTTTCAATGGCTTGTCAGGTGTGGGACCAGATGATGGAGAATGGGTTTACTCTAGACAAAGTGGTTTCTAATGATCTTATAAAAGCCATTAGTTCAAAGGATGCATCTTTCATGAATGGCAGATGA